GTCGGCTGCGACGATCCGCACAACTCGAGCCGCGGGCCCTTGGTCCGACGGCTGGCGGCCGCGCACGCAGTCGCCCCTGTAGTACGGCCACGCGGCGTCGGCGCAGTTCGTGCCCGCCGGGAGAACGGGGAGGCGGTCGCCTTTCACGCCGCGAGGCTGCTCGATCGTCTCGTTGGGTCCGGTCGAGGCCGGTGCCACGGCAGCGTCATAGACGACGAACGAAGCGAGTGCGGCGGCAATAGCGATCCGTATCATTGTCGTCTCCCGGTCTGATCTTGTTGTCGATTGACCGCGAGACTACGAGCGCGAATGTGAGCGCTCCATTGTACGTCCGGCGTGCCCGCTTATCGAAAGGGACACTGTCCTATCCGAAGGTTTAGGGGGATATCGGCGATATGCGGGTGGCAATATGCGGTGGCTCGGGCCAGCCGTCACGCGGCATTGAGCGCGCGATCAAGACAGACGATCAGGTTCGCTTCGCTATAGGGCTTGCTCATGAAGGAGATTGCTCCGGACCGCATGGCGCGGTCCCGCACCTGGTCGTCCGGAAACGCCGTAATGAAGATGATTGGTATGCGGTGGCCGCCGGCGGCCAGCCGTTCCTGAAGTTCGATGCCGTTAAGCCCCGGCATGTGGACGTCCGAGATCAGGCACGACGTTTCTTGCACCCGGTTTGAGCCGAGAAACTCTTCCGCTGACGAGAACGTGGCTGCGCGATAGCCCAGCGACCTTATCAACGCTTTGGTTGCATCGCGAACAGCTTCATCGTCGTCAACAATCGAAATCATCGGCGTGTTTTTTTGAGGCAAGGAACGATCCTCTCGGCTTTTGTACAAATATGAGGGGATTCGGCCGATGCCGCCACGATGCTTGCAGCGCGGTCCAATGCCAGAAAGGCTAACGGAACTATACTTAAGTGTATGGAGCTAGGGCTTGGTCTGCCGGATGCCGAGTGTGTCCGCCATTCGCACCAGATCGGCGAACGATTTCGCTCCCATCTTGTGCATGACGTTGCCGCGGTGGACTTTGACGGTGACTTCGCTCACGCCGATGTCGGCGGCAACCTGCTTGTTCATCAGGCCGGACGTGACGAGGGCCATCACCTGCTGTTCGCGGGCGGTCAGCGTCTGATAGGCGGACATGAGGTTCGCTGTCGCCCTGTCGTTTTCGCGCCGCACGCGGTCACGGTCGAGCCCGACCTGGACCGCATCCAGAAGATCCTGGTCGCGGAACGGCTTCGGCAGGAATTCCACGGCGCCGGCCTTCATCGCCCGCACCGTCATCGGGATATCGCCATGCCCGGTGATGAAGATGACCGGAATCTGGATGCTGGACTGGATGAGCTTGGCCTGGAAATCCAGCCCGCTCACACCCGGCAGGCGGACGTCCAGGACGATGCAACTCGGCGCGTCAGGCATCCGGCCCGCGAGGAACTCGTCTGTGGAGCCGAACGTATTCACCCGCAGGCCGACCGACCGAAGCAGCGTCTGCAACGAAGCCCGCACGCCGGCATCGTCGTCGATGACGAAGACGGTTGCTTCATTGTCCTGAGATGGCTTCGGAATGGCCGCCATGCATGTGTCCTAGCCGGGCGCAACCGGCAGGGTGAAGCAAAATTCGGTTCCGTGCGCCTTTGCGGGCGCGGCCCAGAGCCGTCCGCCATGGGATTGGACGATGCCTCGGCAGATTGGCAGCCCCATGCCCATCCCGGTGCTCTTGGTCGTGAACAGCGGGTCGAACACGCGATTCTTGACGGCTTCGTCGATGCCGGTGCCGGTGTCCCCGACGACCACCAGCACATTGTCCGTACCGTCAAGTTGCGATCCGATCCGCAGGACGCGCGAACGGTCCGTGACCGAATTCATGGCGTCCGCGCCGTTGATCACCAGGTTCATGATGACCTGCTGCAACTGGACGCGGTCACCGAGCACAGGCGGCACCTCGCTCGGCAAGGAGGTCTTCACTATGACATTGCGCTGGCGCAGCGTGTTCATGGTGAGCGCCAGCACCTCGCGGATGGCCTCGTTGATGTCGGTTGCGACGTAGTCGGGTTTCCGGTTTCTGAGAAATGCGCGGATGCGGCCGATCACCTCGCTCGCGCGATTACCCTCCTGGATCGCACCTTCGAGCGCGTCCTTGGCTTCTGCCAGATCGGGCGTGGCACGGTCGAGCCATCGGAGCGCGGCGTTGCCGTTGGCCACCACTGCGGCGAGCGGCTGATTGATTTCATGCGCGATCGAAGCGGCCAACTCGCCCATCGTCGTCAGCCGCGCGACCCGCGCGAGCTCCGCCTGCGCCTCCTGGAGGGCTGCGGTGGCGCGGACGCGTTCGGTCTCGTCGATCGTTGCACCGACGAGCTCGGCCACTTCGCCGGTCTCGTCGAGCACCAGACTGCAGACGGTGTGGATGTTCTTGACCGTGCCGTCGTGCAGCACCACGCGATAGGAGATGTCGTAAGGCCTTTTTTCTCGTATGGCTCGTGCGCTCGCTTCATCGAACAGGGCGCGGTCTTCCGGATGGACCCGTTCACGGACCAAGTCGAGTGATGGCGTCGTCACTGCCGGATCGATAGCGAAGATATTCCACTCTTCCGGCGACCAGAATATCTCGCCGGTCTTCGTTTTCCTGGACCAGAAGCCGGTGTGGCTGAGCTTCTCTGCCTCCGCGAGGTAGGTTTCCGTGCGATGCAGATCGCTTTCCCGTCGCTCGGCGGTCTGCTTTTTGTTATCGATATCGACGCAGATGCCCACCCATTCGCGGACCGTGCCGTTGTTTTCCAGAACCGCGTTGGCGCGCACCTGATGCCAGATGTGGACACCGTCGTGCTGCCGGATGCGGTACTCGACCTCGAACGGCGATTTCTGCCGGACCGACCGTTGCCAGACATCGCGCGCCCGGTCGCGGTCGCCGGGATGCACCGCGGCCAGCCATCCCGAGCCGCGGATTTCATCTGGCGACTGGCCGGTGAAAGCGCACCATCCGGGCGACTCGATGAATTGTCCGTCCAAGGTCGCGGTCAACACCAGCGACGAGGTGGCCTGGGCCAGCGCCCGGTAGCGCTGTTCGCTTGCGATCACCGCGGCTTGTGCGCGCTTGCGTTCGGTAATTTCCTCGGCCGCGACATTGACGCCGACCACGCGGCCGCCTGGTCCTTTAAGCGGGTACCAGTTCGTCAGCCAGGCGCGGTCGGCGCCGACGCCGTCCGCGCGCTGTCCATTGACCTCGATGCCTGTGATCGGCTTGCCGCTTTCGACGATGGATCGTACGAGCTGCTCCACCTGACCGGCGATATTCGGGACCATTTCGCGGACAGTGTGGCCGAGGTGGCCCTCCACCGAGATGCCGCAGATGTCGGTCAGCCGCTGATTGATCTGCAAATACTGGCAATCGGGAGACAGGAAGGCGAGCCCGATCGGTGCCGTGTCGTAGATCCAGCGCAGCTCAGGCGGCGCGAGGCCAGCTTCGCCTGCCGCTCGCCGTGCCACCGACATCGGACGCGCAGTTTGCGCGCCCGTTCGCACGGGTTTCCGCGCCGGTCTTGCCGCTCCTTTCCGCTTGCCCATCGACCCCACCGGCACCCCAAAGGGCGCCGACCCATTGACGCGATTGAACAAAGCCGAAGCAGACGTGGCGGGGTGGATGTTCGTGCTGCGGCCGCCGCGCCGAGCCCGGATAGCGTCCTATGTTGCCCTAGGAAAGGCCGCCCGTACATTAGCCCCAAGGACAATGAGCCGGCTACTGGCCTCCGTTTCCGGGAATGCCCGGGTGGCGTCCGCAAATACAGGTACTGGAGAACCGTCTCTGTCTAAGCCATCGCCCGCGTTCTGGCCGATGCCTTGAGTTCGGGCATCACCTTCTTCGCAAACAATCCGATGGAATGCAGCGACTCCGCGAGGCTCATGTCGCCGAACACCATCTGGCACATCAGATAATTGCTGCCAGACTCTTCTATCCGTCGTGACAGCACGTCGAGGACAGTCTGCGGCGAGCCTGCGATACCGAGTTCGCGCTGTACCACATCGGGGAAGTTGTCCGCGCGCTCACCGTGCACCGGAGAACGACCGTGCAAGTGATAGAGATAGTGGAAGCTGTGGTGCCAGACCTTGTAGGCGCGGTCGGCGAGCTTCTGTGCTTCGGCATCGGTGTCGCCGACCACGACGAACACATTCATACCCATCTTGATCTTCGGATCGAGCCCGCCGTTCTGTCGCGCGGTCTCCTTGTAGCGCTCGACGCGCGCGCGCATTTCTGACGGCCGCTGGATCGCCACGAAATTCATGTTGGCGCGCGCGGCCTGCTCGGCGTTCTCGAGCGAGCTCACGCCCATCCACAGCGGCGGATGGGGCTTCTGCAGCGTCTCGAGCTCGATCGGCACGTCCGTGGCAGTCCGGTATTGGCCCTGCACGGTGACGCGCTTTTTCGTGAACGAGTCCTTCATGATCTGCCAGGTTTCGGCGAACGTTTGCCGCGACTCCTTGAAATCGGTGGACTCGCCGTAATAGCCCGCCTCGACGGGCGAGATGCCACGGCCGATGCCGAGCTCGAGCCTTCCACCGCTGAGCTGATCGAGCATGCAGATCTCCTCGGCGAGCCGCAGCGGGTGATAGAACGGCAGAATGTAGACGAGGGGGCCGAACCGCAGCGTCGTGGTGCGCTGTGCCACCGACGCGAGGAAGATGCCGGGCGAGGCAGCCATGCCGAGCGGCGTAAAGTGGTGCTCGGCGATGTGGTAGCAGTAGAAGCCGTGGCGTTCGTAAGCCTGCGCGATCTGGATGCGTTCCTCGAAGAATTGCCGAAGTGGTGCACCCGATCGATCGACGTGATCGAAGACGCCGAATTCCATTTTCAACTCCCGATTATTTTTGTTCTGGATTGAGATTGATGGCTTTGACCACGCGCTCCCAGCGCGCGGAGTCTTCCTCGATCAGGTTCCGGAACTCCGCGGGCGAACTGCCGACCGGCTCCATGAGGATGCGCGCAAGCGCGTCCTTCGCCTGAGGCTGCTGCACCGCGTTGGCGAATTCACGGCCAACCTTCTCCACGATCGCAGGAGGCGTGCCACTGCGCATCACGATGCCGTTCCAGCTGAAGGCCTGCATGCCGGGAACGGTCTCGGCCACGGTCGGCATCTCGGGATAGAAAGAGGTGCGCTTGGCCGTGGTGACGCCAAGCGAACGCAGCGCGCCCGACGCGAGATGGCTCGCGACCGATGACGAGACGTCGATGGTCAGATCGACATTGCCGGCGAGCAGGTCGTTCAGTGCCGGGGCATTGCCGCGATAGGACACGTGAACCATATCGGTGCCGGTGAGCAGCTTGAACAGCTCGACCGAGAGATGGGCCACGCTGCCGATGCCGGTGCTGGCGTAGGTCACTTTGCCGGGATTCTGCTTCAGATAGGCGATCAGCTCCTGCACGGTGTGGGCTGGCACCTTGTTGGGATTCACCACCAGCATCATCGGCGCAATGACCAGCAGCGTCACCGGCGTGAGGTCGGTCATCGGATTATAAGGGAGGTCGCGGCGCAGCGCCCGCAACGCGGTGTGCGAGGTCGGCGCCGCGTTGAGCAGCGTGTAGCCGTCGGCAGGCTGCCGGACCGCAAATTCGCCGGCGATGGCGCCAGTGGCGCCCACGCGGTTGTCGATCACGACAGGTTGGTTCCAGTTTTTGCTGACTGTCTGTGCCAGGAGCCGCATGACCACGTCGCTCGATCCGCCGGCCGCGAACGGCACGACGACCTGCACGGGGCGTGAGGGAAACGAAGAGGCCTGCTCCTGGGCGGGCAACTGCCGGCTACAGCACAGCGAAACGGCCGCCACGATCGCGCTCCGAAGCGCGGCAGGCCATACCCCAATTTTCAAATGCGAACCCCACCTACAGGCATCTCGACCAAGCCGCTTCCGCACTCCCCGGACGAAGCCGAGGCCCATGGAAATTTCCGGGAATGGCTGGGCGTGCGCAGCGCGCCAGGCTCATGTGGCTCAGGCGGGAACGCATGGGGCGGAACGCATGGGCGCGATGGTGCGCCCAATCAGTTGTTCAGGATCGCGATGTCCTTGGCCGGTCGTCGTCCCGGAAGGCTCTGTAGGAACGCGTAGATGTCGGCAACGTCCTGGTCGGGCAGCACCGCTTCGACATAGGCCGGCATGTCCCGCAACGACTGCCGCAGCACGCCTTTGAAGCCCTCGAACGGAACCTCGGTCTTGGCGAGCGCCGGCGCCGGATAGTTCAGCGCGCCGCCCTGGCCAGAGCGGCCGTGGCAGTAGTAACAGCCGACGGCCACAAAGACCTGCTTGCCATGGGCGACATCGCCCTTCGGCGCATCCTGGGCTCGCGCCGCCGCGGTGAGGGCGAGCACGCTGAGTGCGCCGATCAAGACAGCTTTCGACATCATATCTCTCCCCATCACCGCGGATCAGTCACGACATCGATCAAGGCGGGTGCGCCGCTCTTGACCACTGCGAGCGCGCGTTTGATCGCCGGCGCAAGGTCCTTGGGGTCTGTGATCGGTCCTTCGCCGTATATGCCGTAGCCTTTCGCCACGGTGGCGTAGTCGATGTTGGGGTCGGTCAGCGTCGTGCCGATGCGCGTGTTGGTGATGCCGCGGGCATGACGCGCCGCCATCGCCTGCAGGTACATCAGCTCCTGATGATAGGCGCGGTTGTTGTGCACGATATAGAGGATCGGAATCTGGTGATGCGCCGCGGTCCACAGCGCGCCCGGCACGAAGTTGAAATCGCCATCGCCGCCAAACGCCACGGTAAGGCGGCCGTGCTTCTTGTTGGCGAGCGCCGCGCCGATCGAGGCGGGCAGGTTGTAGCCGATGCCGGCACCGCCGGCGCCGCCGTTCCACTGATAGGACTTCTTCATGTCCCACAGCCGGTGCGGCCACACGTTGCGAATGGCGTTGCCGACCAGCGACCAGTCCTCGTCCTTGATCTGCGCGTAGACCTCGGCGCACATCCGCGCCGTGGTGATCGGGCTCGCGTCCCAGCCGATCGTCGCTTCGGAGCGGGCCTGGTCCATCATCGCCAGCCGCGCCGCGGCGAGCTTCTTGCCGCGCGCCTCGAACGCGTTCTTGCGGCCATCGTCGACGAGCTTCTTCACTTGCTCGGTCAGCGCCGGCAGCGAGGCTTCGCCGTCGCCGGTGATCGCCAGGTCGACGTCCTGGTAGCGCGAGAAGTCCTGATAGTTTGCTCGGATCAGCATGTCGCGGGTGCCGAGCGTGACGAGCTTGGCGTCCTTCTTGGCGACGCGCCGGTAGCTGCGCTCGATCCGGTCGCTGAACTGGTTCAACACGCCCCAGAGGTCGTTCATCTCGATCGCCAGGATCACGTCGGCTTGCGCCAGAACCGGGCCGCGGCGGAAGCTCATGTTGAGCGGATGCCGCGACGGGAAGTTCATGCGGCCGGCGTTGTCGATCACCGCGCATTGCAGGGTTTCGGCAAGCTCGACCAGCCGCTCCATGCCGGCCGGCGTTCGCGCCAGGCGGTCGCAGATGATCACCGGGTTCTCGGCAGCCACCAGCAGCTTCGCGGCTTCGGCAAGCGAGCCGGAATCGCCGACAGGCGCCATCATCTTGCCGAGCTTCGGAATGTGCAGCGTCTCTGCATCCTTGATCGGATTTTCCTGGAGTTCGGCGTCGAGCGACAGCAGCACCGGAGCCATCGGCGGCGTCATTGCGACCCGGTAGGCGCGCACGGCCGATTCAGCGAAATGCTGGAGTGACGTGGGCTGATCGTCCCACTTGGTGAAGTCGCGCGTCAGCGCGCCGATGTCGATTGCCGAATGCACCCATTCGGCGCCCGGCATGCGCTTGTCGGCTTCGACGATGTTGCCGCCCATGCAGTAGACCGGCGCGCGGTCGCACCAGGCGTTGTACATCGCCATCGTGGCGTGCTGCAGGCCCACGACGCCGTGGCAGATGAAGGCCATCGGCTTGCCTTCGATCTTGGCGTAGCCGTGTCCCATCGCCACCGCGATTTCCTCATGCGGACAGGTGAGGATTTCCGGTTTGTTGTTGTTGTGATTGAGCACGGCCTCGTGCAGGCCGCGGAAGCTCGAGGCGCAGTTCATCGCCAGGTATTCGATGTCGAGCGTCTTGAAGACGTCCACCATGAAGTCGCCGCCGCTCGACGACTGCGTGGCCGGATCCTTGACCGGAGCCGTGGTTTCGACAGCGATTTGCCGCGGACCAGGTCCTGGCGCCTTCAATTTTGCAACCGGCACGGCGGCTTCGGCGGTCGGCGCCACTGCCACGGCGGCGGTGCCGGCCAGGGCGGCGCCTTTCAAGAAATTGCGGCGACCCATACCGCGCGGATTGTCAGACTTCGACACGGTGACCTCCCAACAGTTGATATTTTGATTTTGGACAGTGTCGCGCCGGGCGCGGTGGCCGGTCAAGGCGGGCTTGGTCGTGTTATGGTTTGCGGGTAAAAAGGTAGCGTCGCGAGACTCGTCCGCATCTCGGGCCGGAAGATGCTATCATTTGCCGACGGGCCGCTTGATTGACGTCAGCTAAAGCTTAGCCGCGGGCAGCAGGTTAAGGGACGAACGAACATATGGCACCAACCGCTGTCGAAACGTCCACCCGACGTTTCCTGGTCGTTCTGATCAAGCCGTCGCATTACGACGGGGACGGCTACGTCATTCAGTGGCATCGCTCGGGGATCCCCTCGAACAGCCTCGCCAGTGTCTATGGTGCTTTTGCCGAATGCGCGTCGGCGCATGCTCTCGGGCCTGATGTGAAGATCGAATTGGAGGGATACGACGAATGCAACACGGTCATTGACGTCCGGGGCATCGTCAAGCGCCTGCGAAAGGCCGGGCAGGGTCTGATTGGGCTGGTTGGCGTCCAGTCGAACCAGTTTCCGAGAGCACTCGATCTGGCGCGGCAATTTCGCGCCAGCGGCTTGCCGGTCGTCATCGGCGGTTTTCATGTGAGCGGCTGCATATCGATGCTGCCCGAGTTGCCACCCGATCTCGACGAGGCACTTGAGCTCGGGGTCACGCTTTATGCCGGCGAAGCCGAAGGTCGTCTGCACGAATTGCTGCAGGACATCGATCGCGGTTCGCCCAAGCGCGTGTACAATCACCTCCACGATCTGCCGGGCCTGGAGGGCGCAAGCCTGCCGATCCTGCCGCGCGATATTTGCGAGCGGGTCTATATGAGGTCGTCGACCTTCGACGCCGGACGCGGTTGCCCGTTTCAATGCTCGTTCTGCACCATCATCAATGTGCAAGGCCGCAAATCGCGCTATCGCACGGCGGATGACGTCGAGGCGATCGTGCGTGCCAACGCTGCGCAAGGCATCACACGTTTTTTCGTGACCGATGACGACTTTGCCCGCAACAAGAACTGGGAGTCGATCCTCGACCGTCTCGCCGACTTGCGAGTGCGGCAGGGATTCGGGATTTCACTGGTGCTGCAGGTCGATACGCTGAGTTACCGCATCCCCGGCTTCATCGAGAAGGCTGCGCGAGCGGGCTGCCGATCGGTCTTCATTGGGCTCGAGAACATCAACCCAGAATCCCTGATGGCGGCCAAAAAACGCCAGAACAAAATCTGGGAATACCGCGAGATGCTGCTCGCCTGGCGGCGGTTCAGAATTTCCACCCATGCCGGCTATATTCTCGGTTTCCCGGCCGATACGCCTCAATCGATCGCCCGCGATATCGAGATCATCAAGAAGGAACTGCCGGTCGATCTGCTTGAGTTCTTCTATCTCACGCCGCTTCCGGGTTCCGAGGATCACAAGAAGCTCTACGTTTCCGGCACCCGTTTGGAGCCGGATCTGAACAAATACGATCTCGAACATCCGTGCACCGATCATCCACGGATGAGCCAGGAAGAGTGGACGCAAGCCTACAACGACGCGTGGGAGCGCTACTATTCCAGAGACCACATCGAGACCATCCTGCGCCGCGCGGCGGCAAGCGTGGTCGGCCTGGGGAAGGTCGCCAATGGCGCAACCATTTTTTCGGGGGCTACAAGCATTGAAGGGCTGCACCCCCTGCAGTGCGGAATTGGACGCCGTAAGGTGCGGACGCAGCGCCGGGCCGGATACCCTATCGAGAATCCGTTCACGTTCTACCCACGACGCGCGGTGGAAATAACCTTCGAATGGTCGCGTTGGGGCTGGCGCTTCTGGTGGATCCGAAGGCTGCGCAAGCGCATCGCCGCTGATCCGGCCTCTTCGCGCTACTCGGACGAGGCTTTGATTGAAACGCCTGTAACCGACAGCATCGTCGAAACCTACGCCAGCAAGGTGCCGAAGACGCACGGCGCGCCCGTTCGTCAGCCGGCTGCGTGAGCGAAGTCAGCCGCGAGCGGAAAACAGCACCGTCATTCCGGCTTGATGTTGCCGGCCGCGATAATCTTCACCCATTTGTCGATCTCGCGGTCGACGTGGCTGCGAAATTCATCGGTCGAGGTGCCGATCGGTTGAAAGCCGCGCGCCAGAAGCTTCTCGCGAAACACCGCGTCCTTCACTGTCGTGGCCGAGATGCGCTGCAGCTTCTCGACGATCGGGGCGGGGGTCGAAGCGGGTACGACCAGGCCCATCTCGCTTGCGGAGTCGACGCTGCCGTAGCCGATCTCGTCCATGCCAGGGATGCCCGGAAGCTGTGGCGCGCGTCCGCGCGTGACGCCAAGCCCGCGCGCGTTTCCAGCTTCAATGTAGGACTTGATCGACGGCACCGCGCCGAAGGTGAAGTCGACCTTGCCGGCGAGGAAATCGGCCAGCGCCGGCGCGCCGCCGCGATAGGGGACAATGACGATCTGGATGCCGGCGACCTGGCGGAATTGTTCGCCGGCGAGGTGAATGCCGGTGCCGATGCCGGCCGATGCAAAGGTCAGCTTGCCGGGATTGGCCTTGGCGTAGTCGACCAATTCCTTCGCGGTTTTGAACGGCGAGGCCGCGGGCACCGCGAGCACGAGCTGCGTGCGTGAAAGCAGCGACACCGGGATGAAATCCTTTCGCGTGTCGTAGGGAAGCTTCTCGCCGAGCAGGCCGGGATTGGTGACGAAGGCAGAGTCGACCATGCCGATGGTGTAACCATCGCCCGCCGCATCGGCGACGGCGCGGGTGCCGATGGTGCTGGCGCCACCGGCACGGTTGTCGATGACAAGCGGCTGGCCGAATTCTTTCTCCATTTGCGCCGCGAGCAGCCGCGAGAACACGTCGGTCCCGCCGCCCGGTGCATACGGCACGATCAGCTTCACCGGACGTTGCGGGTAAGCGTCTTGCGCGCGCAAGGAAGAAGCACCCGCAAGACATAACGCAGCAGCACCGGTGGCGAGCTGCCGCCTGCTCACGAAGGTCATGGACTTTTCTCCCGAACGGCGTTTGTTGTTGTCAGACGCGGTATTTCAACAACTCATCCTCTTCTGGATCGGCGCCAAGTCCGGGCCGGTCCGGCACGTCGACCGCGCCGTTCACGTCCGGCACCGTCTTCGTGTAGGGGACAAAAGCCACATCGGCGAACAGCCGCTCCAGCGGCGCATCGCGGTCTTTCGAGGCGATACAGTGCAGCGTTGCGAGATAGCCCGGGCCGAAGAAGAAAGCATGGGGCACGCAGGTGATGCCGGACTTCTCGGACTCGGTCGCGATGCGGAAGAGTTGCGTGATGCCGCCGATTTTGACGATAGACGGCTGCACATAGTCGGTAGCACCGGCCGCAATCATTTTGCGGAAATCGCTTGGGCTCGTCGCGTTCTCGCCCATCGCGAGCGGCATGCCAGTGGCCTTGCGGAGCTTGGCCGCCGATTCAAAATCCTCCGGAGGCCAGATCGGCTCCTCGACCCAATACGGATTCGACGGTTTCATCGCGGCGACCGGCTTTTCGGCTTCGCCAGGCGTCCAGCCGCAATTGGTGTCGACCTTGATTGGGATCGCCGGCCCGGTGACCGAGCGGGCCGCGGCGACGGCCTCGGCGGTGCGCTCATGCAGCTTGATGTGGCGATAGCCGCGCTCCAAGGCGCGAGCGGTGTTGCGCTTCACGTGCTCGACATCGCCGGCGTATTGCAGAAGCGACGCATAGGTCTCGACGCGCTTGCGCTTCGGTCCGCCCAGCAGCTTCGACACCGACGCGCGTTCGAGCTTGCCGCGGATGTCCCACAGCGCGATGTCGAGGCCGCTCAGTGCATGCATCACCGGACCGGCGCGACCGAGGCCGTGCAATAGCCGCTCCATGGTGGGAAGCAGGTTCGGATCGGTCGGATCCTTGCCGACCGCAAGCTGCCGGATCCAATTGTCATAGGCCGCGACCACCAAGGTGCCGCTCGAGCCGAAGGCCTCGCCCCAGCCAATCGTGCCATCGCTGCATTTCACTTTGACATAGAGCGCCTCGACATGGGTGCGCGGCCGGCCGGCGAACAGCGGAGGCGGCGCCCAGGTGTCGAGCGGGATCCGCACGTGAATGACGTCAATGGCACTGATGGTGACGGGCATTTCGCTTCCTCGGGATGGCAGGCTTTTTGAGATCGCTATAGTGGACGACATGCGGGGCGCTGTAATCCCGGTTTTTGCAGTTCTGGCTTGCTTGGCGTTGCCTGGCCTGGCGGCGACGCCGGCTTTGGCCCATCCGCCGCCGCTTGGGCTCACGGGCTTCGCGGGTGGTGCGCTGCATCCGCTGTTCGTGATCGATCATGCGATGGCGGTGCTGGCGATGGGCCTGATGGTGGGCAGCCAGACGCGATGGGGCTGGCCGCCCGTCATCGGCTTTGGGTTGGGCATCGCGGCGGGGATCGCCGTGATGGTTTCGGGGGCGGTGCCGCTCTACGCCAACGAGACCATTCTGGGCATCGCCGTTCTATCGGGCGTTCTGGTCGCGCTGGCGTGGCCGCTGTCGGTCCGCATCGGGATTGCGCTTGCGGGCGTGCTCGGGATTGCGATCGCGCTCGACTCGCCGCCCGAGGCGCTGTCGATCAGCGAAGCCAACCGGACGCTCGCCGGCACGGCGGTCGGCGCCACGATGTTCCTGATCGCGATGTGGCAGACCACGCGATACGCGCGGCCGCTGTGGGCGCGGATCGCGGTGAGGGCTGCCGGGTCGTGGATCGCGGCGGCCGCAATTCTGGCGCTTGCGTTGCGCTTCGTGCGACCGGACTAGAGCATGATCCCGAAAAGTGTGAAGCGGTTTTCGGAAAGGATCATGCTCAAGCAAGAGAAAGAGCGACGGGTCTGATTCAACGAAGTTGAATCAGACCCTAGCGGCCCGCGGCGCGTTGCTGCTCGGCGAGGAACGTTTCGCGGTTGACCGCGATCTGCTCGATAGCGTTGGCCAAAACCTCCGGCGCCTGCGCGCCGCTGACCGCGGCCACGCCGCCGAGGATGTAGGTCGGCACGCCGTCGATGCCGGCTTCCTTTGCTGCACTGGCCGCAGCCTCGACCTTGTCGACGTCAATGTCGTTCGCAAGCTTCTGGCGGACGTCCGCCGCGTCGAGGCCGATGGAGGTGGCGGCCGCGACCAGCACCTCCGGATCCGACAGGTCGGCGCCCTCGGTGAAATACATGTCCATCAGCCGCTGCTTCATCTGGGGAGCCTTACCGATGGCGCCGGCCCAGAGGATCAGCCGATGGCAGTCGAGCGTGTTGGGCTGACGCCGCATCTTGTCGACCGCGTAGGTCAGCCCCTCGGATGCCGCCGCCGCGGCAACCCGCCCGGCAATGCCCTGGTAGCGCTCCGGCGAGCCGAATTTGGTGGTCAGATACTCGTCGCGGGTCATGCCCTCGCGCGGCACCCATGGATTCAGGAAATAGGGGTGATAGCGCACCTCTACCGGAATATTTGGTTTCAGCGCCAAGGCCTTCTCAAGACGGCTCTTTCCGATAAAGCA
The Rhodoplanes sp. Z2-YC6860 genome window above contains:
- a CDS encoding thiamine pyrophosphate-binding protein, which encodes MSKSDNPRGMGRRNFLKGAALAGTAAVAVAPTAEAAVPVAKLKAPGPGPRQIAVETTAPVKDPATQSSSGGDFMVDVFKTLDIEYLAMNCASSFRGLHEAVLNHNNNKPEILTCPHEEIAVAMGHGYAKIEGKPMAFICHGVVGLQHATMAMYNAWCDRAPVYCMGGNIVEADKRMPGAEWVHSAIDIGALTRDFTKWDDQPTSLQHFAESAVRAYRVAMTPPMAPVLLSLDAELQENPIKDAETLHIPKLGKMMAPVGDSGSLAEAAKLLVAAENPVIICDRLARTPAGMERLVELAETLQCAVIDNAGRMNFPSRHPLNMSFRRGPVLAQADVILAIEMNDLWGVLNQFSDRIERSYRRVAKKDAKLVTLGTRDMLIRANYQDFSRYQDVDLAITGDGEASLPALTEQVKKLVDDGRKNAFEARGKKLAAARLAMMDQARSEATIGWDASPITTARMCAEVYAQIKDEDWSLVGNAIRNVWPHRLWDMKKSYQWNGGAGGAGIGYNLPASIGAALANKKHGRLTVAFGGDGDFNFVPGALWTAAHHQIPILYIVHNNRAYHQELMYLQAMAARHARGITNTRIGTTLTDPNIDYATVAKGYGIYGEGPITDPKDLAPAIKRALAVVKSGAPALIDVVTDPR
- a CDS encoding B12-binding domain-containing radical SAM protein yields the protein MAPTAVETSTRRFLVVLIKPSHYDGDGYVIQWHRSGIPSNSLASVYGAFAECASAHALGPDVKIELEGYDECNTVIDVRGIVKRLRKAGQGLIGLVGVQSNQFPRALDLARQFRASGLPVVIGGFHVSGCISMLPELPPDLDEALELGVTLYAGEAEGRLHELLQDIDRGSPKRVYNHLHDLPGLEGASLPILPRDICERVYMRSSTFDAGRGCPFQCSFCTIINVQGRKSRYRTADDVEAIVRANAAQGITRFFVTDDDFARNKNWESILDRLADLRVRQGFGISLVLQVDTLSYRIPGFIEKAARAGCRSVFIGLENINPESLMAAKKRQNKIWEYREMLLAWRRFRISTHAGYILGFPADTPQSIARDIEIIKKELPVDLLEFFYLTPLPGSEDHKKLYVSGTRLEPDLNKYDLEHPCTDHPRMSQEEWTQAYNDAWERYYSRDHIETILRRAAASVVGLGKVANGATIFSGATSIEGLHPLQCGIGRRKVRTQRRAGYPIENPFTFYPRRAVEITFEWSRWGWRFWWIRRLRKRIAADPASSRYSDEALIETPVTDSIVETYASKVPKTHGAPVRQPAA
- a CDS encoding Bug family tripartite tricarboxylate transporter substrate binding protein; its protein translation is MTFVSRRQLATGAAALCLAGASSLRAQDAYPQRPVKLIVPYAPGGGTDVFSRLLAAQMEKEFGQPLVIDNRAGGASTIGTRAVADAAGDGYTIGMVDSAFVTNPGLLGEKLPYDTRKDFIPVSLLSRTQLVLAVPAASPFKTAKELVDYAKANPGKLTFASAGIGTGIHLAGEQFRQVAGIQIVIVPYRGGAPALADFLAGKVDFTFGAVPSIKSYIEAGNARGLGVTRGRAPQLPGIPGMDEIGYGSVDSASEMGLVVPASTPAPIVEKLQRISATTVKDAVFREKLLARGFQPIGTSTDEFRSHVDREIDKWVKIIAAGNIKPE
- a CDS encoding mandelate racemase/muconate lactonizing enzyme family protein, with product MPVTISAIDVIHVRIPLDTWAPPPLFAGRPRTHVEALYVKVKCSDGTIGWGEAFGSSGTLVVAAYDNWIRQLAVGKDPTDPNLLPTMERLLHGLGRAGPVMHALSGLDIALWDIRGKLERASVSKLLGGPKRKRVETYASLLQYAGDVEHVKRNTARALERGYRHIKLHERTAEAVAAARSVTGPAIPIKVDTNCGWTPGEAEKPVAAMKPSNPYWVEEPIWPPEDFESAAKLRKATGMPLAMGENATSPSDFRKMIAAGATDYVQPSIVKIGGITQLFRIATESEKSGITCVPHAFFFGPGYLATLHCIASKDRDAPLERLFADVAFVPYTKTVPDVNGAVDVPDRPGLGADPEEDELLKYRV